From Malassezia restricta chromosome VIII, complete sequence, the proteins below share one genomic window:
- a CDS encoding delta3,5-delta2,4-dienoyl-CoA isomerase → MTYQGLEPKYFNVSWLAEHVLGVGIRRSPVNAFDTATWTEMHAIFSRIRGDGDVRAVVLYGEGRCFTAGLDLHDPAIMDVVQSGGDPARRSMAIREFVERFQNAISSIEQCERPVIGVSHSYTIGLGVDILSAVDVRYASKDARFSIREARIGLAADIGTLQRFPKVVGNESWAREVALTARDFGADEARAMGFLSQVFATQEEALLRAVETAKQMASLSPVAVVGTKLAMVHARDHSVDEGLRYMQYLNGAFLQTEDLVQSMSATMSKTKPTFAKL, encoded by the coding sequence ATGACGTATCAGGGCCTTGAACCCAAGTACTTCAATGTATCATGGCTTGCTGAGCATGTCCTCGGTGTTGGAATTCGACGCTCGCCCGTGAATGCCTTTGACACTGCTACTTGGACGGAGATGCACGCGATCTTTTCGCGCATTCGTGGGGACGGTGATGTTCGTGCCGTCGTCTTGTATGGCGAGGGCCGATGCTTTACGGCCGGGCTAGATCTGCATGATCCTGCCATCATGGACGTGGTACAATCTGGCGGCGATCCTGCGCGTCGATCCATGGCGATTCGTGAGTTCGTTGAACGCTTCCAGAATGCCATCTCGTCTATCGAGCAGTGTGAGCGTCCTGTGATCGGCGTATCGCACAGTTATACGATCGGTCTCGGCGTCGACATTTTGAGCGCCGTAGACGTGCGCTACGCCTCAAAGGACGCGCGCTTCTCGATTCGCGAAGCGCGTATTGGCTTGGCTGCTGATATCGGCACGCTTCAGCGCTTTCCCAAGGTGGTGGGCAACGAGTCTTGGGCTCGCGAGGTGGCTTTGACGGCTCGTGATTTCGGTGCGGACGAGGCTCGTGCCATGGGCTTCCTGAGTCAGGTGTTTGCCACGCAAGAAGAGGCCCTGCTCAGGGCGGTCGAGACAGCCAAACAAATGGCGTCTCTCTCGCCTGTGGCGGTGGTGGGGACTAAGCTCGCCATGGTACACGCCCGTGACCACTCGGTCGACGAGGGATTGCGTTATATGCAATACCTGAATGGCGCTTTTCTTCAGACAGAGGACCTCGTCCAGTCTATGTCAGCTACTATGTCCAAGACGAAGCCCACGTTTGCCAAACTGTAA
- a CDS encoding elongator complex protein 1, whose protein sequence is MRNLSTLAWRVYDAPTKPWHGVVADTEGDDSVYVMRVERRDGVSQLTLAHITPTGTEELAVLEVASAPPHVPDVADFRLLADGGSSVNHMPAICVIGSGGDIVLMPVDEEASAPAEVVGSVDQGILAAAWSPEEDVLVLITGGEKRLIVMTREFEVMSETMLSTEAFGDDQPVNVGWGSKSTQFHGSEGKQAAMAAANAPEESDPRGPLVPEDDGLPRISWRGDGAFFVTSSAEASHDTVHRILRTYTRTGTLSATSDRSVRGISHVLACRPTGNLIATTQRMGGPWAPGRHGRHDVVFFERNGLRHGEFSLREEHGSVPDVPGVSAEPLPPWSCEHQIRLVSWNADGSVLAVVLQRAGLHVLQLWTSGNYHWYLKHESTYEHLHAMTWHPEQPLTWYVSHARVEKRTMCLETACSRGMPPHDAACASVVDGHMLYLTPFRLQNVPPPMCAVAIVDTPQHTVPHVPPATPVHVAWTTQSVEDQTTDIVAILYPDASVHIWSIAYGPLGAAHPRPRPPLKPQRVATYTRPDASHAYQVAVTLCDHVPRVAVLCMEGENTALWTQCGSDTSYQLLDGQGPWRLVSVPNSTSFALHDHRGDVTLFSPTLKPTPLDPLLSFCPTLHILPAEHEGTWQAIGLTSDGRLLAPHRVLAKDATSFTCTDHLLIWTTHAHEAMFVPLTCLTTTPQVSQLSRRVERGSRIVTAVPSAMSLVLQMPRGNLETTYPRPMVLDVIRDRLDRLAFGEALRVSRAHRVDLNLLHDHCPTAFLERVPEILAQIHHVDHINLLLSNLRNEDVTQSLYRPWDASTRAPMAHLDTKVNQICDRFLEAMQAADERYYLSSILTAHVRKVPADYESGLRVLLKYMHTDMALAEEACKYIIFLVNADQLYHVALGMYDFELALLIAQQSPRDPREYVPFLREMRAKEPLAYQRFCMDDYLGRHAKALAWLAQAGSEHTEAAMSYMVQHKLFREGLVAWAKDPVLLADAYGRFADYLSSHQRPAEAATAYELAGRIDEALNAHKEADQWQRALTLALEQRMSAQALLHLTRELADQLEEQHKFEQAARVLLRIPDLERAVDLLCRANAFVDAQYECAVHARWDLVETHVAPATLEAHSSLIDEADEIEEQLSKQVARLFELDAKRTHDPAAFYVEDDLPGMDNIDVMSDMSQVTQFTRYTTATSVAPSMSTLSLGSKSRQRAKAKKEEKKKNAGKKGSIYEEGYLHESLQKLLHTRLGTLQQDTKRLLPLLVTLGEKHRNAAQRLQDRLLALEAHAHKAVADLTERHARQVQERAEMAQTLATQVTQLAHAPGAQAEAASAVLATVWRWRHMQEPPKAVPRVSNEAWKLHFLERA, encoded by the coding sequence ATGCGCAATTTATCGACACTCGCGTGGCGAGTGTACGATGCGCCAACGAAGCCgtggcacggcgtcgtggcagACACGGAGGGAGATGACTCTGTGTATGTCATGCGGGTAGAGAGGCGCGACGGTGTATCGCAGCTTACGTTGGCACATATCACGCCAACTGGCACAGAAGAACTCGCCGTTTTGGAGGTGGCGTCCGCCCCGCCTCATGTGCCCGACGTCGCAGATTTCCGCCTGCTTGCCGATGGAGGATCGAGCGTGAATCATATGCCGGCTATTTGTGTGATTGGAAGCGGTGGTGATATCGTGTTGATGCCTGTGGACGAAGAGGCCAGTGCACCTGCCGAGGTGGTGGGCTCTGTGGACCAGGGCATcttggcggcggcatggagTCCTGAAGAAgacgtgctcgtgctcaTTACAGGCGGTGAAAAGCGGCTCATCGTGATGACGCGTGAATTCGAGGTCATGAGCGAGACCATGTTGTCTACCGAAGCGTTCGGTGATGATCAGCCTGTGAACGTCGGCTGGGGCTCCAAGTCGACGCAATTTCACGGATCAGAGGGCAAGCAAGCCGCTATGGCTGCTGCGAATGCACCTGAGGAAAGCGATCCCCGTGGTCCGCTTGTGCCGGAGGACGATGGCCTTCCCCGCATTTCATGGCGTGGCGACGGCGCCTTTTTCGTCACGTCCAGTGCCGAGGCGTCCCATGATACCGTGCACCGCATTCTTCGCACTTACAcacgcacaggcacgctgAGTGCCACGTCGGATCGaagcgtgcgtggcatcTCGCACGTCCTGGCGTGTCGTCCTACCGGCAACTTgatcgcgacgacgcagcgcatgggcGGGCCATGGGCGCCAggtcggcacgggcggcacGACGTGGTCTTTTTCGAGCGCAATGGACTCCGTCACGGTGAGTTCTCGTTGCGCGAGGAACATGGCAGTGTGCCCGACGTACCTGGTGTGTCGGCAGAGCCACTGCCCCCTTGGTCATGCGAGCACCAGATCCGCCTCGTATCGTGGAATGCGGATGGCTCCGTCTTGGCAGTGGTGTTGCAGCGCGCTggcctgcatgtgctgcagctgtgGACGAGTGGTAACTACCATTGGTACTTGAAGCACGAATCTACGTACGAGCATCTGCATGCGATGACATGGCACCCGGAGCAGCCCCTTACGTGGTACGtgtcgcatgcgcgcgtcgaaAAAAGAACCATGTGCCTGGAGACTGCCTGCTCCcgtggcatgccgccgcatgatgccgcgtgcgcctcggtcgTGGACGGCCACATGCTGTACCTGACGCCGTTCCGCCTGCAAAATGTACCGCCACCTATGTGTGCCGTGGCGATCGTCGACACGCCGCAGCACACAGTCCCGCATGTAccgccagcgacgcctgTGCATGTGGCATGGACCACACAGTCCGTGGAGGACCAAACAACCGACATCGTCGCGATCCTGTACCCTGATGCTAGTGTTCACATATGGAGCATTGCGTACGGCCCTCTTGGCGCCGCCCATCCACGCCCACGCCCGCCGCTGAAGCCTCAGCGTGTAGCGACATATACGCGCCCTGATGCGTCACATGCGTATCAAGTGGCTGTCACGCTGTGCGACCACGTCCCTCGTGTGGCTGTGCTGTGCATGGAGGGCGAAAATACGGCCCTGTGGACGCAATGCGGCTCTGATACCTCGTAtcagctgctcgacggcCAGGGCCCGTGGCGCTTAGTGTCTGTGCCCAACTCGACCTCGTTCGCCTTGCACGATCACCGCGGTGATGTCACCCTATTTTCACCGACGCTCAAGCCGACGCCACTTGATCCACTGCTGTCCTTCTGCCCCACGTTGCACATACTCCCCGCAGAACATGAGGGAACGTGGCAGGCGATCGGCCTCACATCTGATGGTCGCCTCCTCGCACCCCATCGTGTGCTGGCGAAAGATGCCACCTCGTTCACATGCACGGACCATTTGCTGATTTggacgacgcacgcgcacgaggccatgttTGTGCCGCTCACATGCCTCACAACCACGCCGCAGGTCTCGCAGCTGAGCCGCCGTGTTGAGCGGGGTAGTCGTATTGTGACAGCGGTGCCCAGTGCCATGTCGCTCGTTTTGCAAATGCCGCGAGGCAATTTGGAGACAACGTACCCGCGGCCTATGGTGCTCGATGTGATTCGCGATAGGCTGGATCGCCTGGCGTTTGGTGAGGCTCTGCGTGTGAGTCGCGCGCACCGTGTCGACCTCAACTTGCTGCACGACCACTGCCCTACGGCCTTTTTGGAGCGTGTGCCAGAGATTTTGGCGCAAATTCACCATGTCGACCACATCAACTTGCTCTTGTCCAATTTGCGAAACGAAGACGTAACGCAGTCGCTGTACCGCCCGTGGGATGCGAGCACTCGTGCACCCATGGCGCATCTCGATACGAAGGTGAATCAGATCTGTGATCGGTTCCTCGAGGCTATGCAGGCGGCAGATGAGCGCTACTATCTGTCGTCCATTCTCACAGCGCACGTACGCAAAGTGCCTGCGGACTACGAAAGTGGACTGCGCGTACTGCTCAAATACATGCACACGGACATGGCTCTCGCTGAAGAGGCGTGTAAGTACATCATTTTCCTCGTCAATGCCGATCAACTGTACCATGTCGCCTTGGGCATGTACGACTTTGAGCTGGCCCTGCTGATCGCCCAACAGTCTCCGCGTGATCCGCGAGAGTATGTGCCATTCCTGCGCGAGATGCGTGCGAAGGAGCCGCTAGCGTACCAACGCTTTTGTATGGACGATTACTTAGGTCGCcatgccaaggcactcGCCTGGCTCGCCCAAGCTGGCAGTGAGCACACCGAAGCAGCTATGTCGTACATGGTCCAGCACAAGCTCTTTCGCGAAGGTCTTGTGGCATGGGCCAAGGATCCCGTATTGCTGGCTGACGCATATGGCCGCTTCGCCGACTACCTCAGCTCACATCAACGCCCAGCCGAAGCTGCGACTGCGTACGAGCTGGCCGGTCGTATAGACGAGGCCTTGAACGCACACAAAGAAGCAGACCAGTGGCAGCGGGCCTTGACGCTGGCACTTGAACAGCGCATGTCGGCGCAGGCTCTACTGCACTTGACGCGGGAGCTTGCTGATCagctcgaggagcagcaCAAGTTCGAGCAGGCCGCACGTGTCCTACTTCGTATACCCGACTTGGAGCGGGCCGTTGACCTGCTGTGCCGTGCGAACGCGTTTGTCGATGCGCAGTATGAATGTgcggtgcatgcacgcTGGGATCTGGTGGAAACGCATGTGGCACCTGCGACTCTTGAGGCCCACAGCTCGCtgatcgacgaggcagaCGAAATCGAAGAGCAGCTGTCCAAACAGGTCGCCCGCCTCTTTGAGCTAGACGCGAAGCGCACACACGATCCAGCCGCCTTCTATGTCGAAGACGATCTACCCGGCATGGACAATATCGATGTCATGAGCGACATGTCGCAAGTGACACAGTTCACTCGGTACACTACCGCTACGAGTGTGGCGCCGTCCATGTCGACCCTCTCACTTGGATCCAAGTCGCGgcagcgtgccaaggccaaGAAGGAGGAAAAGAAAAAGAATGCTGGCAAGAAAGGCAGCATCTACGAAGAGGGATACCTCCACGAATCCCTGCAAAAACTCCTTCATACACGTCTTGGCACTTTGCAGCAAGACACCAAGCGGCTGCTGCCCCTGCTTGTCACGCTGGGTGAAAAGCATCGCAACGCAGCGCAGCGACTCCAAGACCGCTTACTTGCGCTtgaagcgcatgcgcacaagGCCGTCGCTGACCTCACagagcgacacgcgcgccaggTCCAAGAGCGTGCCGAAATGGCGCAGACACTCGCGACGCAAGTCACACAgctcgcacatgcgcctGGTGCGCAGGCGGAAGCAGCTAGCGCCGTGCTCGCAACGgtgtggcgctggcggcacatgcaggaACCGCCCAAGGCCGTGCCGAGGGTATCGAACGAGGCTTGGAAACTGCATTTCCTCGAACGTGCCTAA